From one Bifidobacterium sp. WK012_4_13 genomic stretch:
- a CDS encoding ketopantoate reductase family protein, whose amino-acid sequence MRYGVIGAGGMGTQYGVLLQESAGKQVDFIDTWSANVEQIRNQGGVYVSQDEENRHLVPIHVFYPEEYEGDPDVWIVFLKQMQLDEVLPRCAHLFKDHQVIFSAMNGYGHFEKFSQYFDTSRIYGGTALIGAEVYGPGDVNFTGGANAKAMNMCGYDEQVTDVEREIFDDFTKATLNPTIVSNFMGMCMAKIVFNSVLNTLCTMYQIRFGEFMRHPGARWMTEKLVDEAYTAAEKAGLQLLETRESEVETICHTAGVSHPLHYPSMYQDLTKGRPTEVDFINGYIAKIGREHGYECTLHEFVTQELHLAELAFSIHHAK is encoded by the coding sequence ATGAGATATGGCGTTATCGGAGCAGGCGGGATGGGGACGCAATATGGCGTTCTGCTTCAGGAATCTGCCGGCAAGCAGGTTGATTTCATCGATACTTGGTCAGCCAACGTTGAGCAAATTCGTAACCAGGGCGGAGTCTACGTCTCCCAGGATGAGGAGAATCGTCATCTGGTTCCGATTCATGTCTTCTATCCGGAGGAATACGAAGGCGACCCCGACGTGTGGATCGTGTTCCTGAAGCAGATGCAGCTCGATGAGGTGCTTCCGCGGTGCGCGCATCTTTTCAAGGATCATCAGGTCATCTTCTCTGCGATGAACGGCTATGGTCATTTTGAGAAGTTCAGCCAATACTTTGACACATCACGGATCTATGGGGGAACGGCGCTCATCGGTGCGGAGGTCTATGGACCGGGAGATGTGAACTTCACTGGCGGGGCCAACGCCAAGGCAATGAACATGTGTGGCTATGACGAACAGGTCACCGACGTCGAGCGTGAGATATTCGATGACTTCACGAAGGCTACCTTGAATCCGACCATCGTCAGCAACTTCATGGGCATGTGCATGGCGAAAATCGTGTTCAACTCGGTCTTGAACACCCTGTGCACGATGTATCAGATACGGTTCGGCGAATTCATGCGTCATCCAGGCGCACGGTGGATGACTGAGAAGCTTGTGGACGAGGCATACACGGCTGCCGAGAAAGCTGGATTGCAGTTGCTGGAGACCCGTGAATCAGAGGTAGAAACCATCTGCCACACCGCGGGTGTCTCTCACCCGCTGCACTACCCATCCATGTACCAGGACTTGACGAAGGGGCGTCCGACCGAGGTCGATTTCATCAATGGGTACATTGCAAAGATAGGTCGGGAGCATGGCTACGAATGCACCCTGCATGAGTTCGTGACGCAGGAGCTGCATCTTGCGGAATTGGCATTCTCGATACATCATGCAAAGTGA
- a CDS encoding lactate/malate family dehydrogenase, with translation MGKTVRRPKAKGGTTMGYHPVSIGIIGMGHVGPHTANSLILQGIADEILVCDANEDKLGAEVQDLNDSTVFAPHRVVVTNCHTDYEKLAQCDVIINSSGQVTLSAISRTGELFKSVDDARLFAGRIAAAGFSGYYVNVTNPCDVVAREIHRLSGLPASHVIGTGTCLDSARLRTVIALKSRLAPESIQAYMVGEHGNSQIAAWSSVSIAGKPLSGLSDDSRFQMDGAEAESLARRGGYIAYNGKQCTEYAIANAATRIVRAIVHDEKVVIAASVELNGEYGESGLFISVPCIIGSDGVEKIIEIDMNAAERQGFAASCEVVRSNYAKLAPFGIEASRTLPITLPKHEGDDRKLD, from the coding sequence ATGGGGAAGACAGTTCGACGGCCCAAGGCCAAGGGGGGAACGACGATGGGGTACCATCCAGTATCAATAGGCATTATCGGCATGGGCCACGTTGGCCCTCACACGGCGAACAGCCTCATCCTTCAGGGCATCGCCGATGAGATTCTCGTCTGTGACGCCAATGAAGACAAGCTCGGCGCAGAGGTTCAGGATCTCAATGATTCCACAGTCTTCGCGCCACATCGAGTGGTGGTCACGAACTGCCACACCGACTACGAGAAGCTGGCACAATGCGATGTCATCATCAATTCGTCGGGTCAGGTGACGCTGTCGGCGATAAGCAGGACGGGGGAGCTGTTCAAATCGGTGGATGATGCCCGGCTTTTTGCCGGACGCATCGCTGCAGCGGGCTTTTCCGGCTATTACGTCAATGTGACCAACCCCTGCGATGTGGTTGCGAGGGAGATTCATCGGCTTTCCGGCCTGCCAGCATCGCATGTCATTGGAACGGGCACCTGCCTTGATTCCGCCAGACTGCGTACGGTGATCGCCCTCAAGTCCAGGCTTGCCCCGGAATCGATTCAGGCCTATATGGTCGGGGAGCATGGGAACTCTCAGATTGCCGCCTGGTCAAGCGTGAGCATTGCAGGCAAGCCCCTCAGTGGGCTGTCCGATGACTCACGGTTCCAGATGGATGGAGCCGAGGCTGAGTCACTTGCCCGGAGAGGCGGATACATAGCATATAACGGCAAGCAATGCACCGAATATGCAATCGCCAATGCAGCGACCCGGATCGTGAGAGCCATAGTGCACGATGAGAAGGTCGTCATCGCTGCATCGGTTGAGCTGAATGGGGAATACGGCGAAAGCGGACTGTTCATATCGGTTCCCTGCATCATTGGCAGTGACGGCGTTGAGAAAATCATCGAAATCGATATGAATGCCGCCGAGCGGCAGGGCTTCGCGGCATCCTGCGAGGTGGTTCGCAGCAACTATGCAAAGCTCGCGCCCTTCGGCATCGAAGCGTCACGAACCCTCCCGATCACGTTGCCGAAGCATGAAGGTGACGACCGCAAGCTCGACTGA
- a CDS encoding MetQ/NlpA family ABC transporter substrate-binding protein, whose protein sequence is MKKKIIAAIVAIAASFGLAACGSSSASDDHKYVVGVTSDQQKEIWEYVGKQVAKEGITIDVKLFSGYTEENPALVDGSLDLNSFQHVAFLNNFNAENKADLTYIGYTIISPFGLYSDKIKSYKDLKDGDTIAIPNDVTNGGRALQLLDAIGVIKLKDDAPDSPTTKDIKTYVKKVKIEELQADQIAPALQDVTAATINTNYVTDQLHTTPEKSAIYVDTDHMSKVSGIYKNVIAVRKEDKNKADFKKIVKAYQTDAVAKMIRKTNDIPAW, encoded by the coding sequence GTGAAGAAGAAAATCATCGCAGCCATCGTGGCCATTGCGGCAAGCTTCGGATTGGCGGCATGCGGGTCATCGTCGGCATCGGACGATCATAAGTACGTCGTCGGCGTCACAAGCGACCAGCAAAAGGAGATATGGGAGTATGTAGGCAAGCAGGTTGCAAAGGAGGGCATCACCATTGACGTGAAGCTGTTCTCGGGCTACACCGAGGAGAATCCGGCGCTTGTGGATGGAAGCCTGGATCTGAACAGTTTCCAGCACGTTGCGTTCCTGAACAACTTCAATGCTGAGAACAAGGCGGACCTGACCTATATCGGATATACGATCATATCGCCGTTCGGTCTCTATTCAGACAAGATCAAGAGCTACAAGGACCTCAAGGATGGCGATACCATTGCCATTCCAAACGACGTCACCAACGGTGGCCGGGCCCTGCAGCTGCTCGATGCCATAGGCGTCATCAAGTTGAAGGACGACGCACCTGACTCTCCCACGACGAAAGACATCAAGACCTATGTCAAGAAGGTCAAGATCGAAGAGCTGCAGGCCGATCAGATAGCACCGGCCCTCCAGGACGTGACCGCTGCAACGATCAATACGAACTATGTGACCGATCAGCTTCATACCACTCCCGAGAAGTCGGCGATCTACGTCGATACAGACCATATGAGCAAGGTGAGTGGCATATACAAGAATGTCATCGCAGTGCGCAAGGAAGACAAGAACAAGGCTGATTTCAAGAAGATAGTGAAGGCATACCAGACTGATGCCGTCGCGAAGATGATCAGGAAGACCAACGACATTCCTGCGTGGTGA
- a CDS encoding methionine ABC transporter ATP-binding protein: MIELNDIVVKFPQKGRVVTAVDNVSLHVDDGSIYGIVGFSGAGKSTLVRVMNFLQRPTSGSVTVNGTDLHTLSQRDLRKERRHIGMIFQHFNLMESRTIFDNVDFPLKGSGIGRAERRKRIERLLELVGILEKKDAYPYQLSGGQKQRVAIARALATDPSILLCDEATSALDPKTTIAVLQLLKEINARLGITIVIITHEMQVVKEICDHVAVMENGQIIERGEVADIFSDPQKALTQDFIRTASHIDQAEATILEHAAGSDVYELRFSGSRASEPILIDIYKRFGLTANILYANIEYLQNKPLGTMLVTFDSSDQLDEVQLHLRKDGISMSKVVR; this comes from the coding sequence ATGATAGAGCTTAACGACATTGTGGTGAAGTTCCCGCAAAAGGGACGTGTGGTGACGGCGGTTGACAATGTCTCGCTGCATGTCGATGATGGCAGCATATATGGCATCGTCGGATTCTCCGGGGCCGGAAAATCGACTCTGGTCCGTGTCATGAATTTTCTGCAAAGGCCGACAAGCGGATCCGTCACGGTCAACGGCACCGATCTGCACACATTGTCCCAGCGCGATCTGCGCAAGGAACGCAGACATATTGGCATGATTTTCCAGCATTTCAACCTTATGGAATCGCGGACCATCTTCGACAATGTCGATTTCCCTCTCAAGGGTTCCGGAATCGGACGGGCCGAGAGAAGAAAGCGAATCGAAAGGCTTCTTGAATTGGTGGGAATCCTTGAGAAGAAAGACGCCTACCCCTATCAGCTGTCAGGTGGGCAGAAGCAGCGTGTGGCAATCGCACGCGCTCTTGCAACGGATCCCAGCATTCTTCTGTGCGATGAGGCGACGAGCGCCTTGGATCCGAAGACCACCATCGCCGTGCTCCAGCTTTTGAAGGAAATCAACGCACGTCTCGGCATAACGATTGTGATCATCACGCACGAGATGCAGGTCGTCAAGGAAATCTGCGATCATGTCGCCGTTATGGAGAATGGCCAGATCATCGAACGTGGCGAGGTCGCTGACATCTTCAGCGATCCCCAGAAGGCGCTGACGCAGGATTTCATTCGCACTGCCAGCCATATCGACCAGGCAGAGGCGACCATTCTCGAGCATGCGGCGGGCAGCGACGTCTATGAGCTGCGTTTCTCCGGCAGCCGTGCCTCCGAACCGATCCTGATTGACATATACAAGCGCTTTGGATTGACTGCGAACATTCTGTATGCAAACATCGAATATCTTCAGAACAAGCCGCTCGGAACGATGCTGGTGACCTTTGACAGCTCCGATCAACTCGACGAGGTGCAGCTGCACCTTCGCAAGGACGGCATTTCAATGAGCAAGGTGGTGCGATGA
- a CDS encoding methionine ABC transporter permease, which produces MMIGSLMEHYFPYASQMGSDFLQATQETVLMTVSAMIIAGIIGLAIGILLLITGSHGLSPQAAVYWLLDQIVNIGRSIPFIILLAIIMPFTRLIVGTSIGTTAVTVPIVVGTIPFFARQVQNALLEVDPGVVEAAQAMGLSNAAIVFRVYLKEGLVSLVRSVNFTIINLIGLTAMAGAVGGGGLGATALQEGYQRGRTDVTFMAMILILVFVFITQVIGNAILKIVAHGRA; this is translated from the coding sequence ATGATGATTGGATCATTGATGGAGCATTATTTCCCGTATGCGAGCCAGATGGGATCTGACTTTCTGCAGGCGACCCAGGAAACGGTGCTGATGACAGTCTCGGCGATGATCATCGCGGGCATCATTGGCCTGGCCATTGGCATTCTTCTGCTGATTACCGGCTCTCACGGACTCAGCCCCCAGGCTGCCGTGTATTGGCTGCTCGATCAGATCGTGAACATTGGCAGATCCATTCCATTCATAATCCTGCTTGCCATAATCATGCCCTTCACGCGTCTCATAGTCGGTACCAGCATTGGGACCACGGCCGTGACCGTACCCATCGTCGTCGGAACCATCCCATTCTTTGCGCGACAGGTGCAGAATGCCTTGCTCGAGGTGGATCCAGGAGTCGTCGAAGCCGCTCAGGCGATGGGACTGAGCAACGCCGCAATCGTCTTTCGCGTGTATCTCAAGGAAGGCTTGGTCTCCCTGGTGCGTTCCGTCAATTTCACCATCATCAATCTCATTGGTCTGACCGCCATGGCGGGTGCGGTCGGTGGAGGCGGCCTTGGTGCGACCGCTCTGCAGGAGGGATATCAGCGTGGAAGGACGGATGTGACCTTCATGGCCATGATCCTCATTCTTGTGTTTGTCTTCATAACGCAGGTCATCGGCAACGCGATTCTGAAGATCGTCGCACACGGTAGAGCATGA
- a CDS encoding TetR/AcrR family transcriptional regulator gives MSTIDEHHSRNPDRRTRRGRPLGHSSDDAEREILQAARIEFGRRGYDDATIRAIAKSANCDPKLVHYYFGSKEKLFSQVIVDIYRQQDLGGILQQSAERTTLDVTTEFAREYLRTVEMPGIQEAYIALIRGIGSNEHVRTIFLQFLHEQIMALTGDTLRLDNAKLRTTLFGSQLLGLANMRYVLKLEPLAGMPVEQLAELIAPTLEHYLFGDLDVRREQEATSHP, from the coding sequence ATGTCAACGATCGACGAACACCATAGCCGCAACCCTGACAGAAGGACTCGCCGAGGCAGGCCTCTGGGCCACTCCTCGGATGATGCCGAGCGCGAGATTCTTCAGGCAGCGCGCATCGAATTCGGTCGCAGGGGCTATGACGATGCGACCATCCGCGCCATTGCGAAAAGCGCCAATTGCGACCCAAAGCTGGTCCACTACTACTTCGGCAGCAAGGAAAAGCTGTTCTCACAGGTCATCGTCGACATATACAGGCAGCAGGATCTGGGTGGCATACTTCAACAGAGCGCAGAGAGGACCACGCTGGATGTCACCACAGAATTTGCCCGGGAATATTTGAGGACCGTCGAGATGCCGGGAATTCAGGAAGCCTACATTGCACTCATTCGAGGGATAGGGAGCAACGAGCATGTCAGGACGATATTCCTGCAATTCCTGCACGAGCAGATCATGGCTCTCACGGGTGACACGCTGCGGTTGGACAATGCGAAATTGAGAACCACGCTGTTCGGCTCACAGCTGCTCGGCTTGGCCAACATGCGATATGTGCTCAAGCTTGAACCGCTGGCAGGCATGCCCGTGGAACAGCTTGCAGAACTCATCGCTCCGACGCTCGAACACTATCTTTTTGGAGATCTCGATGTGAGGCGAGAGCAGGAAGCGACTTCCCATCCATAG
- a CDS encoding ABC transporter permease codes for MKALIIKEFQELLKDRRTLAMLVVMPVLLLIIFGYAANFSVSKVSVSVIGAHSETLAASIRGFKVAREDMDIVAVDASKSGRAAAENILKSQSSDVVIQSMGAASGTPLSERMKVYVDGSQLFTAQAAKKTILQLVAQDAQTRIATVTSKVTMLSELSQNNAREFKDYVSRLQEWRVAVSNAIESGTVPPAAPTPPQISQSASIPKISMSSFSDDSTVTVLFNPELDTSWVMVPGLIGLILTLIGTVITSIGLVRERETGTLEQLAVMPIRSGSIIMGKIVPYFVLAIIDMLIVTFLARWLFGVPFVGDVGTFVLAVLLFLFVVLGLGVLISTLSQTSGQAIQMALMITMPQILLSGIIFPLKSMAAAIRWIGYALPLTWFNKVSQGVMLRGASLQDLWLPLTVLALEAVVIFGFATLRMRYVLTHGGAR; via the coding sequence TTGAAAGCGCTGATCATAAAGGAATTTCAAGAGTTGCTGAAAGACAGGCGCACTCTGGCGATGCTTGTTGTCATGCCTGTCTTGCTGCTCATAATATTCGGCTATGCCGCGAACTTCTCGGTTTCCAAGGTCTCGGTGTCGGTCATCGGAGCGCACTCTGAGACGCTGGCAGCTTCGATTCGCGGCTTCAAGGTCGCACGGGAAGACATGGACATCGTTGCCGTCGACGCATCGAAGTCAGGTCGCGCCGCTGCGGAGAATATTCTCAAGTCACAGTCCAGCGATGTGGTCATTCAAAGCATGGGCGCTGCCTCCGGCACTCCGCTGTCGGAACGCATGAAGGTGTACGTAGACGGATCGCAGCTGTTCACCGCCCAGGCTGCGAAGAAGACGATCCTGCAGCTGGTCGCGCAGGATGCCCAGACGCGTATCGCGACGGTCACAAGCAAGGTCACGATGCTCTCCGAACTGTCTCAGAACAACGCCAGGGAATTCAAGGACTATGTCAGTCGACTTCAGGAGTGGAGAGTCGCCGTCTCAAACGCCATTGAAAGTGGAACGGTGCCGCCGGCGGCTCCGACGCCGCCTCAGATATCGCAGAGTGCCAGCATTCCCAAGATCTCCATGTCTTCCTTCTCCGATGATTCGACGGTGACCGTGCTTTTCAATCCCGAGCTTGACACCTCATGGGTTATGGTTCCCGGCCTCATAGGACTTATCCTGACGCTTATCGGAACGGTGATCACCAGCATCGGCCTTGTCCGCGAACGTGAGACAGGAACCCTTGAGCAGCTGGCTGTGATGCCCATACGCTCTGGGTCGATAATCATGGGCAAGATCGTACCGTATTTCGTTCTGGCCATCATCGACATGCTCATCGTCACCTTCCTTGCCCGATGGCTGTTCGGCGTTCCCTTCGTGGGAGACGTCGGAACATTCGTTCTGGCTGTCTTGCTGTTCCTCTTCGTGGTGCTCGGCCTTGGAGTCCTCATCTCCACCTTGTCCCAAACCAGCGGACAGGCAATTCAGATGGCATTGATGATCACCATGCCTCAGATCCTTCTCAGCGGCATCATATTCCCCTTGAAGTCAATGGCTGCGGCAATCAGATGGATTGGCTACGCTCTTCCGTTGACATGGTTCAACAAGGTCTCGCAAGGCGTGATGCTCCGGGGAGCATCGTTGCAGGACCTGTGGCTGCCGCTGACGGTTCTGGCGCTGGAGGCGGTCGTCATCTTCGGCTTTGCGACCTTGCGCATGCGATATGTCCTCACCCATGGGGGTGCGCGATGA
- a CDS encoding ATP-binding cassette domain-containing protein produces the protein MNVIMDHVSVNYGSVKALSEFSASFKSGEVTVIVGGDGAGKSTLLRLLAGEITMGSGSVVGLPDSCGIGYQSADSGTWADLSVLGNMNFVGKIFGMDMRQRQRRIDYLLERANLQDARHRSARDLSGGMRQKLGCIMASLHEPDLLLLDEPTTGVDPISREELWHLIDDEAKLGRTVVVATTYVDEAMRGSSMILLNHGRSLAQGNPADVMAQVPGRLFCRPVRAGVKAAVKVDVQAPAQGAVQGAVQSAVQDSTGQTSPESSEPAKAMQTWRRGNTQFVWVPAENPIYPEGCQPARMDIENACIILLKSTGSGSDRFSLEPTKDARVRVSGTGAMRTELVRANSITKRFGRHAALSDVSIDVNAGEIVGLIGSNGAGKTTLMRVLLGLEVPDEGTATLFGEGPSLQSREGIGYVPQGLGLYPTLDAEQNLIFAHSIYSRVSELLPRGAVKRHGFRREGAIRRLGDRSHAVHEKRHDDSSARDPSPSAYGKALEFARSLGKTPVQRLALGTRRMLAYAIATAHDPELLILDEPTSGVDPVARMELWNQLHGSADNGAGVLITTHYMSEAVQCDRCVLLSQGKVVASGTVDDMIKDHENPYISSLFKNRT, from the coding sequence ATGAACGTCATCATGGACCATGTGAGTGTGAACTATGGCTCGGTGAAGGCATTGTCGGAATTCTCTGCAAGTTTCAAATCCGGCGAGGTGACTGTCATCGTAGGGGGAGACGGTGCGGGGAAGTCGACCCTGCTGAGACTGCTCGCCGGTGAAATCACGATGGGTTCTGGGAGCGTGGTCGGGCTCCCGGATTCCTGCGGCATCGGATACCAATCTGCAGATAGTGGAACATGGGCTGACCTTTCGGTTCTTGGCAACATGAATTTCGTCGGCAAAATATTTGGAATGGACATGAGGCAGCGGCAGCGGCGCATTGATTACCTCCTCGAGCGGGCTAATCTGCAGGATGCACGCCACAGGAGCGCCCGCGATCTCTCCGGTGGCATGCGTCAGAAACTTGGATGCATCATGGCGTCTCTTCATGAGCCTGACTTGCTTCTGCTGGACGAGCCGACGACAGGGGTGGATCCGATAAGCCGCGAAGAACTGTGGCATCTGATTGATGACGAAGCGAAGCTTGGGAGGACCGTCGTCGTGGCCACGACCTATGTCGATGAGGCGATGCGCGGTTCGTCGATGATATTGCTCAATCACGGCAGGAGCCTGGCTCAGGGGAATCCCGCAGACGTTATGGCACAGGTCCCTGGGAGGCTTTTCTGCAGGCCCGTCCGTGCAGGTGTGAAGGCTGCTGTAAAGGTTGATGTGCAGGCTCCCGCGCAGGGCGCAGTACAGGGCGCAGTACAGAGTGCAGTACAGGATTCGACCGGACAGACGAGTCCTGAATCGAGCGAACCGGCGAAAGCGATGCAGACCTGGCGTCGAGGAAACACCCAGTTCGTCTGGGTTCCAGCAGAGAATCCGATATATCCCGAAGGCTGTCAGCCGGCACGGATGGATATTGAAAATGCCTGCATCATACTTCTTAAATCGACCGGATCCGGATCTGATCGATTCTCGCTTGAGCCGACGAAAGATGCGCGGGTGCGAGTTTCAGGCACTGGGGCCATGCGCACCGAGCTGGTGAGGGCAAATTCGATCACGAAGCGATTTGGCAGGCATGCTGCGCTGTCCGATGTGTCCATCGATGTCAACGCCGGAGAAATAGTTGGACTCATCGGAAGCAATGGTGCGGGAAAGACAACGCTGATGCGCGTGCTGCTCGGTCTTGAAGTGCCGGATGAGGGTACGGCGACACTGTTCGGCGAGGGGCCGAGCCTTCAGTCCCGCGAAGGAATCGGCTACGTTCCGCAAGGGCTGGGACTCTACCCAACGCTCGATGCGGAGCAGAATCTCATCTTTGCCCATTCCATATATTCCAGGGTCTCAGAGCTTCTTCCTCGAGGCGCTGTGAAACGACATGGCTTCAGACGTGAGGGTGCCATTCGACGGCTTGGAGATCGAAGCCATGCCGTTCATGAGAAGCGACACGATGATTCGTCGGCGCGCGATCCCAGTCCGAGCGCATATGGCAAGGCACTGGAGTTTGCCCGCTCACTCGGGAAGACGCCAGTCCAACGGCTCGCACTTGGGACCCGGCGGATGCTGGCCTATGCCATCGCAACCGCACATGATCCGGAATTGCTGATACTCGATGAACCGACTTCGGGAGTGGATCCAGTGGCGCGGATGGAATTATGGAACCAACTGCACGGGTCTGCAGACAACGGTGCCGGGGTGCTGATCACGACGCATTACATGAGCGAGGCCGTTCAATGCGACCGGTGCGTACTGCTGTCCCAAGGCAAGGTCGTTGCCTCAGGCACAGTGGATGACATGATCAAAGACCATGAGAATCCCTATATTTCGAGTCTCTTCAAAAACCGTACATGA
- a CDS encoding YihY/virulence factor BrkB family protein → MKAMLERIVTAWQRSLPGRILARYGRNNGGLLAGGLAYGLLFAFFAGVWTAFSIAGLIFSNDESVRETLLNAVASFIPSLQSSSGKSILSEKALSSISTTFTVTGLFTLLAFLWQIIGWLGSVRSAVRTMVDAGQQNADAIRSKLRDAVAVMLIMILFVLSSVAAVISGGTIRYVLEFLRIPQSAWGFSSIVDISGFLLTVIFNFLLLLVVFWLVAELRERSAIVRACVFGSLCLSIIQMLGTRLVGGASSNPLLAPFAAILAVLIWFNLIAQVLMYCASLLGETLGRPSSTAAEPPFTTLTGSEGDSSDTTSVQEAARAAASTVSDA, encoded by the coding sequence ATGAAAGCAATGTTGGAGAGAATCGTCACTGCCTGGCAGAGATCCCTGCCCGGGCGGATATTGGCTCGATATGGGCGAAACAATGGGGGTCTTCTCGCTGGTGGACTTGCATATGGTCTTCTTTTCGCGTTCTTTGCCGGTGTCTGGACCGCGTTCAGCATTGCCGGACTGATTTTCTCCAACGACGAGAGCGTCAGAGAGACGTTGCTGAATGCGGTCGCGAGCTTCATTCCAAGCCTGCAATCAAGTTCGGGGAAGTCAATACTCTCAGAGAAGGCGCTGTCGTCCATTTCTACGACCTTCACCGTGACCGGCCTATTCACTCTTCTGGCATTCCTCTGGCAGATCATAGGCTGGCTCGGATCGGTCAGGTCTGCGGTGCGAACCATGGTCGATGCCGGGCAGCAGAATGCCGATGCCATTCGTTCCAAGCTCCGCGATGCCGTGGCTGTCATGCTCATCATGATTCTGTTCGTGCTTTCCAGCGTCGCCGCGGTCATATCTGGCGGAACCATCCGCTATGTTCTGGAATTTCTGAGGATCCCGCAATCTGCATGGGGCTTTTCGAGCATCGTTGATATCTCGGGCTTTCTGCTGACTGTCATATTCAACTTCCTGCTTCTGCTGGTTGTCTTTTGGCTAGTCGCCGAGCTGCGGGAGAGATCAGCGATAGTTCGCGCATGCGTCTTTGGCTCCCTGTGTCTCTCCATCATTCAGATGCTCGGTACCAGACTCGTCGGAGGAGCATCGTCCAATCCCTTGCTTGCGCCATTCGCTGCGATCCTTGCCGTGCTCATCTGGTTCAACCTGATTGCACAGGTATTGATGTATTGTGCGTCGCTGCTTGGGGAAACCCTCGGCAGGCCATCTTCGACAGCTGCCGAACCGCCGTTCACGACTCTGACGGGCAGCGAAGGCGATTCCTCAGATACGACTTCAGTTCAGGAGGCGGCACGCGCGGCGGCTTCCACCGTCAGCGACGCATGA
- the rpsL gene encoding 30S ribosomal protein S12, with product MPTIEQLVRKGRKAKPRKSKTLALKGSPLRRGVCTRVYTTTPKKPNSALRKVARVRLSSGIEVTAYIPGEGHNLQEHSIVLVRGGRVKDLPGVRYHIVRGALDTQGVKDRKQGRSLYGAKKAK from the coding sequence TTGCCAACGATTGAACAGCTCGTCCGTAAGGGACGTAAGGCCAAGCCTCGCAAGTCGAAGACCTTGGCATTGAAGGGAAGCCCACTGCGTCGCGGTGTGTGCACCCGTGTTTACACCACAACCCCAAAGAAGCCAAACTCGGCTTTGCGTAAGGTCGCGCGTGTCCGCCTGAGCTCAGGCATCGAAGTCACCGCCTACATTCCTGGCGAGGGGCACAACCTTCAGGAACACTCCATCGTGCTCGTTCGCGGTGGTCGTGTGAAGGATCTTCCTGGCGTCCGCTACCACATCGTTCGTGGTGCGTTGGATACGCAGGGTGTCAAGGATCGCAAGCAGGGTCGTTCCCTGTACGGAGCAAAGAAGGCGAAGTAA
- the rpsG gene encoding 30S ribosomal protein S7 produces MSRKGPAKKHQLLPDPIYGSTVVAQLINKILLDGKKSIAEDIVYTALEQVKEKTDQEPVAVLKRALDNIRPSLEVRSRRVGGATYQVPVGVKPARANTLSLRWLTDFSRARREKTMAERLANEILDASNGLGASVKRREDTHKMAEANKAFAHYRW; encoded by the coding sequence ATGTCACGCAAAGGACCAGCTAAGAAGCACCAGCTCCTGCCAGATCCAATCTATGGTTCGACAGTCGTAGCTCAGCTCATCAACAAGATTCTTCTCGATGGCAAGAAGTCCATCGCCGAAGACATCGTCTACACCGCCCTTGAGCAGGTCAAGGAAAAGACGGATCAGGAGCCAGTCGCCGTGCTGAAGCGCGCCCTGGACAACATCCGTCCAAGCCTTGAGGTTCGTTCCCGCCGTGTCGGCGGTGCGACCTACCAGGTTCCTGTGGGAGTCAAGCCCGCACGCGCGAACACGCTTTCCCTGCGTTGGCTGACTGACTTCAGCCGTGCACGTCGTGAGAAGACCATGGCAGAGCGTCTCGCCAACGAGATTCTCGATGCCTCCAACGGTCTCGGCGCTTCGGTGAAGCGTCGCGAAGATACCCATAAGATGGCAGAGGCCAACAAGGCCTTTGCTCACTATCGCTGGTAA